The genome window GCCGTCAAAGTCATAATGCCTCCTTCATCCCCCGAGTGAGCCCCGCTCGGCGGGGAGAGCCGAGGGGCTTTCTGCCCTATCCATTTTACGCGGCCCGAAAAGCGCCGTCCCCAGCCGCACCATCGTCGAACCCTCCTCCACGGCGACCGGGTAATCGGCCGACATCCCCATGGAGAGATGCCGGAAAAGCGGGCCGAAAATTTTCCGTCTTTCGATTTCTTCAAAAAGCTGCCGCAATAAAGCGAAGGCGGCGCGCTGTTTTTGTTCCTCTTCCGTAAAAGGCCCCACGGTCATCAAGCCCTCCACGCTAAGATTCTGCAGAGCGGCAATTTTCTCCGCTTCGGAAACAAGTTTTTCCGGCGGAAAGCCGTATTTCGACGGCTCACTGGAGGTGTTCACTTCCAAAAGCACGGGCATTACACGCTTCCGCAATCCGGCCGCCCTGGAAATTTCCGCCGCCAATTCAAACGAGTCGACCGAATCGACGGTGTCGAAGAACTCCACGGCCTTTTTTACCTTGTTGGTCTGCAAATGCCCGATCATCCGCCAGCTTGCCGTCTTCCCGAGTGCTTTGATTTTCGGCAGCGCCTCCTGAAGACGGTTTTCTCCAAACGTTGAAAGCCCCGCCTCAATCGCTTCCTGCACGCGTTCAATGCTCACGTTTTTGGTCACCGCTACGATTTGAACCCCTTGCTTCCGCCCCGATTTTTCTTGCGCCTCCAGAATCTTCCGGCAGACGGCTTCCAGGGCTTCCGCCGCGCTCGGAGCGAAATTCATTAGCCGAAAAGGATAGCCCCAAAAAACCCAAAAATCAACCCCTTTTTCCGAATGAAAAAATGGCTTGTTGCTTTTGGGAAAAAGCGGCGTATTATGGACAAGGAGGCAAAAAAGGAGCGCTTGTGTACTGTCCGCGTTGCAAAACCGAATACCCGGAAGGCCGGGAGGAATGCCAGGAGTGCGGCACGCTTTTGGAGCTGCATCCCCCAAAGGAAGAAGAGCTGCATGAACAGAATTCAAACTACCGTTTCGTGCCGTTGCGCCAGAACCTAAGCCCGCTCTACGCCGAAATGCTGCGCGAGGCCTTGGACAACGAGGGGATTCCCGCCTTGGTGAAAACCTCCGGCATCGGCGCCGCCTACTTCGGCTTCCAGTACGTCACCGCCCCCAATCCGGCCGCCCCCGTCTCCGTCTTGGTGCCGGAGGAGCGCTTGGGGGAGGCGGAAGCCGTCGCCGAGCAGATCCTTCCGGAGAAGGAGCTTTCCGGCGTCGAATTCCCGGAAGGGCTGGATTAGGCGGCCCGGCGGAATTAATTTTTCCACTTCAAGGCCAGTTTTTTCCCTTTTTCAAACGCTTCTTTTAAGATTTTCTTTTCCTTCTTGACCAGGCCGGCTTCGAAGCTGTTCGGGGAATACAGCAAATGCCCTTCCGGATGCGTTCCCGCCCAGATGAAAAATCCTTTCACGACCCACAGCGCACCCTGAAACTTGGGGTCCTCCCCGCCCGCCAAAATCACGAACCCCCCCCGGCGTCCCAGCCTCCTTTTTTTTAGATAAATTTCTCTGCTTTTCTTTTGGGCCAAAGGCCTTGCGCAGTTCATCCGGTCGATAAAGAGTTTGACCTGGGCCGAAACCGAGTCGAAGTAGATGGGCGAGGCGACGACGACCAACCGGCTGGCCAAAAACTTCTCGTAAAGGGGGGTCATATCGTCGTCGAAAAAACAAAGTGAGGGCTCCGGCGACTCCCCGCAGCTTTGGCAGGGCATGATCTTTTGCCGGTTCAAATCAACCCACTCGACGGCAAACCCGGCCGAGCGGGCCCCGCGGCAAAATTCCTTGAGAAGAATCTCCGTTGAAGATTCCGGCACCGGGCTGCCGTTCAAAGCCAGAAGCAGCGGTTTTTTCACAAAACAAAAATACGGAAAAAGGAAAAAGAAGCCAGAATTATGCGGGAGCCGCCGGGGCGGGCTTCTCCCCCCAGCGCACGATGGCCATCTCCAGCCCCAAAAGCCCCAAAACGACAAAAGCCAGAAGCTTCCACAGCTCCCGGCCGGAGCGGCTTTGTCGCACCACCGGCTCGATTCTCTCCCCCAAATTGATTTCCACGACGTCGAATCCGGGCAGCGCTTTTTCCAGCTGACCGGCGGCAACGGGCGGCAGCACGGAGTTTCTCGTCTCCACATTCACGGCCGCCATTCCCGTCAAAAGGGTATCCTGGTACAGCCGGTAAATGCCGGGAATGGTCCAAACTCCCAAATCCAAAAACCCCTCCCGTTTGGCGGAAAGTGTTACGCTCGCGCTCACCCCCTCCGGGCCGGAAAGTTTGAGCGGAAATTTTTTGGGAAAATCGGGCGGGGCAAAAAAGACCCGCTCGCCGGTTTTGAAATCGGCGGAAACGGAGGCGAAACTGGCCAGATATTGCGCCGTGCGGAAAAAGAACGGAACGGCGAAGGCGTGGAAGTACAGATCGGTGTTCGCCCGCTCCAGCGAAGCGGTGGAAAAAAGCAGGCGTCCTTCTTCCGCTTTCTTTTCAACCAAAGCCGCGCCCCCCTGCGCAAAGCGGGCCGCGGCAAACGCTTCCGGCCCGGGGCGGTTTTTATGGTAGGAAAAAAATTTCAGTGCGGGAACGCCCTTCCCCGGCACGAGATAGGAAAAAATCGGGTGGGCCGCCTCCGGCCGGAAGGAAAAAAATTCTTCCCCGGAGGAAACAACCGGCCCCTCCAGGGAAACGCCGGCGGCCTGTTCCAAGAGGCCCGCCGGGTAACCTTTTAAATCCTTCTCCGGCGCCAGAAGCGCTCCTCCCCCCTCGCCCGCAAAGCGCAGGATTCGCTCCCACCAGCCGT of Verrucomicrobiia bacterium contains these proteins:
- a CDS encoding YggS family pyridoxal phosphate-dependent enzyme, yielding MNFAPSAAEALEAVCRKILEAQEKSGRKQGVQIVAVTKNVSIERVQEAIEAGLSTFGENRLQEALPKIKALGKTASWRMIGHLQTNKVKKAVEFFDTVDSVDSFELAAEISRAAGLRKRVMPVLLEVNTSSEPSKYGFPPEKLVSEAEKIAALQNLSVEGLMTVGPFTEEEQKQRAAFALLRQLFEEIERRKIFGPLFRHLSMGMSADYPVAVEEGSTMVRLGTALFGPRKMDRAESPSALPAERGSLGG
- a CDS encoding DUF2007 domain-containing protein → MYCPRCKTEYPEGREECQECGTLLELHPPKEEELHEQNSNYRFVPLRQNLSPLYAEMLREALDNEGIPALVKTSGIGAAYFGFQYVTAPNPAAPVSVLVPEERLGEAEAVAEQILPEKELSGVEFPEGLD
- a CDS encoding flavodoxin family protein, with the translated sequence MKKPLLLALNGSPVPESSTEILLKEFCRGARSAGFAVEWVDLNRQKIMPCQSCGESPEPSLCFFDDDMTPLYEKFLASRLVVVASPIYFDSVSAQVKLFIDRMNCARPLAQKKSREIYLKKRRLGRRGGFVILAGGEDPKFQGALWVVKGFFIWAGTHPEGHLLYSPNSFEAGLVKKEKKILKEAFEKGKKLALKWKN